The proteins below are encoded in one region of Astatotilapia calliptera unplaced genomic scaffold, fAstCal1.2 U_scaffold_9, whole genome shotgun sequence:
- the LOC113018477 gene encoding matrix remodeling-associated protein 8-like, which translates to MSAVTSASLCLTLLSVCLLFVSADQKIIIAVPGQTVTLPCRAPNSGNPIIAAEWSRADLEQEYVLFYRDDKLDTEEQHPSFKNRVDLQDRQMKDGDVSLILKDVTTDDSGAYECYVVQRGANRRKRASLDSDPISTTYLTVVPPSQKNITAESGQNVTLTCRAPNTVLIPGVEWSRRDLKAQYVLWYWEKQFVPYYQHPSFKNRVDLQDRQMKDGGVSLILKDVTTADSGTYECCVVHEVREGRKLAILKTEPISVIHLKVISPGQPGGHGEDGAVGLTVVIVLSIALFATIIYYIKMIENTEGEKNSTSQTSSKLKRSTRVTRPTFRSKKTDASKTDVSSQ; encoded by the exons ATGTCTGCTGTAACGTCTGCATCTCTCTGCCTGACTTTACTGTCTGTCTGCCTCTtgtttgtctctgcag accagAAAATCATCATAGCTGTGCCGGGACAGACGGTCACTCTGccatgtcgagctccaaacagCGGCAACCCCATCATAGCTGcagagtggagcagagctgacctggaGCAAGAATATGTCCTTTTTTACCGGGACGATAAGCTTGATACAGAAGAGCAGCATCCgtcttttaagaaccgggtggatctgcaggacagacagatgaaggatggagacgtgtctctgattctgaaggatgtgacgaCTGATGACTCGGGAGCATACGAGTGTTACGTGGTCCAGAGAGGAGCGAACCGCAGGAAGAGAGCCAGTCTGGATAGTGACCCCATCAGCACCACCTACCTGACTGTTGTTCCTCCAA gccagaaaaacatcacagctgagtctggacagaacgtcactctgacatgtcgagctccaaacacTGTCCTCATACCAGGTGTAGAGTGGAGCAGACGTGACTTGAAGGCACAATATGTGCTTTGGTACTGGGAAAAACAATTTGTTCCATAttaccagcatccatcttttaagaaccgggtggatctgcaggacagacagatgaaggatggaggcgtgtctttgattctgaaggatgttACGACGGCTGATAGTGGAACATATGAGTGTTGTGTCGTCCATGAAGTAAGAGAAGGTAGAAAGTTGGCCATTTTAAAGACTGAGCCCATCAGCGTCATCCACCTAAAGGTTATTTCACCAG gtcagccaGGAGGACACGGAGAGGATGGGGCTGTTGGACTAACAGTTGTTATTGTGCTTTCTATTGCTCTTTTTGCAACTATAATATACTACATAAAAATGATAGAAAAtacagaaggagaaaaaaacagcacttcCCAGACGAGCAGCAAGCTGAAACGCTCCACTCGTGTCACTCGTCCCACCTTTCGTAGCAAAAAGACAGATGCTTCCAAGACAGATGTGAGTTCACAGTGA